AAAGCTGTTGTGatataataatatttattattgttttgaatggaaataaaaataagttaTGAGTTCATATAAATTAAACTGACATACATGTTGTTGTCTTCTTGTTCTTGGTATTATTCTGCCATTTCTGCTTGAGATTTGCAGTAAATCTTTATTTCTGGACCTTTTGGAACTGGCTGAGAttccacacaaaaaaaaaaaactcattctTTAGTTCAACATACATTAAAACATATAATACAGTCAAAATGTATTACACATTGAAGCATTTATAATCCTGTTGACTTTTAGAGAACTATAATGTCcgtattttaaaatttagaaGTATTTAGAAGAATTATACTCCCTAGAATGGAACAAAAATGGGCACGATAATGATCTGTGCACATTCTAAATTCACAAAGactgttattttttaataaagtttTGACATGTACTGACTAAATATGGAACCACAGATTTTGTGGAAATAAGCGAGTCTCTGAAAACATGCTTAGATCTGGTTCTCCGAGTTAAATTTTACTCTTAATTTGTGCTTTATTAAACGCAGGTGCGCTGGCTGGAGAAGTCCACCccttaaacagaaaatatactAAAACATTCTGACATTACTGGCAAAAATTGAATATATATTGTTttctaaaatgatcaaaactgatctttttagttttaaaaaaaatctaagcactcatatttacaaataaattacaGTAATACATAAAACGCTAAAATAACGAGACATTCTGACTGAAGAGAGTTGCCTTTTGTTGATTAATTAATAGAATaagatgtaaaaacaaatgacatgCAGAGACTGAAGACAGAACCAGACAGTTTGAGAGTGATATGTTCCTCACATTAATagaattatgtttttaaaaaacaatgcagACACTGTAGACGGACACAGAAATTTCCAGTCTTTGAAATTTTCTTAGTGCTTGAAGAATTTCTTCCCTCTGTGAGGAAGCTCAGAGTTTGGCTGAGGTGTGTGAGGTGAAGCTGGAGGCCAGGTCGTAGTCTTCAGGTAGCTGGTAGTGTCCGTACCAGCTGTGCCAGTCTGTTGCTGTGGAGTAGTTCTGCTCGGCCGGGTTCTGCTGCTGAACCTCGTCCTGTGGAGGGTGGCAGGGCAGGTGGACCGACACCTGTGCAGAGCCAAGCCTGTGCAGGATGTCTGGGTTGAACTGGTAGGTGAGTTTGCGGCGAACCTTCATGATCTCACCTGTGCGGCTGTAGTTTCTCAGAGCTCTTGCCATCTTCTGATAGGTCATGGTCTTGCGGTTGCCCTTGCGCTGGCCCCAGCactcagccagcttctccttgTTCTTGGAGACAAAGTGGAAGGTGCCGCTGCCGCTGTCCGTCCACTGGATTGAGTCACCCATGCTGGGGTCATTCAGGGCTTCATGGAGGTATTCATACAGTCTGAGCTTCTTGCGACCTGAGGAGATCGAGATTAGTCTTGTTCTAGATGGAGCAACAAACATCAAAACTGTTGACTTTAAGAACATCGTAACATGATCACCTTTGTTGTTCCTCTGTGGTGGTAAAATGGAGCAGAAACGTGGTGATTCATTCTGCACAGAGTGACTCAAGGAGACATCAGGCATGACCTGAGGCCAAGATGCCTGCTGaaagacaaacatttaaaatgaactcCCCTTCATTCTTTAttctctcctttctttttccAAATGCTGCCTCTTTCTTTCTAGTACTTACAGCTGTATCATTCCAGTCATAAGGAGGAACTGAGACATCTGACTGGTGCGTAACGAGACAGCAGGAGATCTGGCACTGCAGAGACGTCTGCTGAGTACCCAGAGTCTCATAATATGTGTAATCTGGAAAGTAAAATAGGAGAAATTCAAACATGTACACATTAAATATCACACTACCCAAATAAACTGCCTCATTAAATCAAAAATACCCAAACTGAAAAGtctaaatagaataaaatatatgcaaaatatTTACCTGAATCATAGTACGAATTGTTTGAATGCTGTTGAATCACATCGATTGCATCCTGAAAGTGCTGGTTGATGTCGCTGTCCAGGGATGTCtagaatacacacacaaaaaagtattTCAAGGATATATTTCCTTTGAACAAGTAAAAATTTAAAGCATGAAAGTTTAAAATTATATCTAAAAACACGTGTTCTGTCCCCACAACTCACCATCTTGAACGTCTGAGTGCTTCCCTCAGTCGTGGCCATTTCTGTCCTAATAGTTGAGCACTGCGACACTGGTGCAGGTGTACAGTCTGGACAGGTATATATGTGTTGCAGACCTCCAATACCTGTTCACAGCTCAGCCACATGAATAAGCAGAGAGGCCGGTCAATTATAATGGTGTCGTacacttcttcttttttggaAGAGCAGATCAGATAGCCATCACTCGCTCTCTTGCAAAGTGAAGATCACAATCTGCGAAATACAAAAACCTCTTTATTGCACACTTGATGGAGGAATACCACCATTACCACCCTCAGCCTAACAAACTGAGATTTGCATACTGGGTGAGATATGTATCTAACATACACAGTTATGAAGCTTTCTGGAAATTTAAATTTGAGCCTGAATGACAGCAGGAAAAACTCCATTGCAGTcttcaaagtaaaaataaataaatgaatatttgcATAAAGAGATATGATGATATATTGGGATATTAATGAGTTTTATGGGACAGTTTAATTGGAagagtatttatttatattccaCTTTAACTATAGGGTGCACTTTAGCATCAATTAACATCAGTTATGTGTTCATTCTTTGCTATTAAATAAGTTGTTATTGCATATTAGTAAATGTTATAACATGcgtgttttattctgaaattctgGCATCACACTCCAGAAAATGTGCTAACTGTGCTCCAGAAAATTAActaaaaatattccattaaaactaAAAGTAACATTTCAGGTATTTGTTCCTGTCctctatatttttaaaattctttgtAACACCAATAATTGCTGAAGAAAAATGGCGACGTTTCTTacatctttttttgtccattacaTGTTTTAAAGGAAGTTAAGCTGCtgtttaattttgttgtttgcaCCTACACTTAAGCTTTTTTGTGGTCATAATTAAAGCTAATAAAGGTATGTATATAAGGCCTCACCGCAGACAGGCAAAAATAAAGTTGTGGCCACTTAAACCCCCATTTGACCAGAAGGCTGTAAACAGAGCTGCAGATCGATGTGACTGTAAAGGTTAATGGTTAATAAAGTGGGGATCACGGTCACAGCCAGCCTCTGTCTTCTTTCCCCACAAAGCCAACCCTCCTGTTCAAATAAACACAGGCTTTTTTGAGAAGTTCATTTATCTCAAGCGTGCAGTTTTAAATATCAACCGACCTGCTCCCGAAGTTCCCCTTTCAGCTCGGTTAGAGTGTGATGGCAGTCAGGCCTGAAacatgatggaaacaaagcaagGAGATGCACAGATTATAGCGTCACACTATCAGGCAACATCTTCACTCAGGTGGCTCATGGTGATGGGATGTGATTTGTATCATTGTCACAaaactttttcttgtttttccaccagtaaagaaaaacaccttGTGGCagtaaattgtgtgtgtgtttttgtgtgcgaGCATGCAAATGTGCATGCGAGTGTGtggttcatgtgtgtgtgtttcctgccTGTGCAGCAGgctgataaaaacacagaaccACAAACCTCGTCCTCTCTCCCACTCCGGCTTTCCCTGTTTCCATTCCATAAATTAAAGACCACAACCTGTCGGGCTGCAGCTGAGGCCTGACagctgtgtgctgctgctgctgtgtgtgggacaagctgctgttttttatttgttgtgttatGTTCTTTAGCATTCCTCATGTTTGCTCTTTATCACTAGCTGATCCAAAGAAATCCCTTACCGTAGTTATTTGCAACAGGGTGATTGTTGCACTTTCAAATTCATACTATTTTCTCTGATACTTTTCATTCTACTCTCGGCTCTTCTATTAAATTTATGACTTTGATGATTTTTAGCCACAAACAGCTCCCTCTGAGGTTTAAAATTATACACATTTATATTCCCCAGAAGATTATGTGTTATATGTCTGGTGGACCATTAGCCCTCCAAACCTCATAACTGGTTGGCAGttttgaaaagcatgttttttttaaaaaaaatcatcagaattacacaaatgatcagagctagaaactgtaaaaagagaCAGAATCATGTTTCAATTGGACTGCAATGTATGGTTCTATccggaaaatgaaccaaatctaaattcgcaattgtgatattttatcaaaatcactttatttgatatgttttattcagcaagtttccaaaaataaacatcacTTAAGAAAAATTCAGCGACctttaggctgaactgcagataCAAAACAGAAGGACTTATGAGAAACATGTTTGAGCAACATGGCATGGCTAAAAAAAAGGTGTGAGGACGAGCAAGCTTTGAGCAAATTGTTGAAAGATACATTcaacatggtgaaacatctatCTAtacatcatctatacactgcttaatcctctgtaGAATCGCGGTGGTTTAGCCcagcagaggacaccctggacaggtcaccagtctgtcacagggctacatatacagacaaacaatcacactcacattcacacctacagacaatttagaatcaccaattaaccttagaatgtttttgcactggaggaaaccggagtacccggagaaaccCACGCTGACTCAGACAGAACATGCAAGCTCCACACAGAAAGCCGTGAGGCGACAGTGCAGCCCTGATGAAACATCTGCAGTGGACTGAGGAGCAGACCATTCCAGATCAACACACAGAGAATCCAGAGACCTTTtcccaaagctgtaaatttggtaAAACGCAATTCCAGAAGACGGCTAACTCAGAGCTCACATCCAAATGGATCATCTGCTGATCAGATATTTTCAAATAAAGGACATCTCACGGCTCTTTTGGAGACAACAGGATGCCTCTTATCTCCACCAGAATCTGATAAGGTTGATAAAGTGTCAACTGTGAAAATAACTACACCTCTGGACTAGAGGAGATTGCGTTCTTCACTGTGACCTCCTGACCTTTCTCTCCTCCTAACACCCATAACTTTCTTTACAACAATGAACTGAGTAGCTTTAAATCCTCAAAATTAGGGAAATGCAGCATCACCACAGTGACGATCCCAACTCTGAACTCCGTCTCTGATACCAGGATGATCAGGACCCAGTACAGAAGAACACATCgaatctgaagtgtttgtggagAAGCACACACATGATACTCGAATATATCCCTCTTCTTTCTGTCAGAGACCACAGCCATGAAGGCAGAGAGGCTTTTCACTCTTTGCATATGTTTCTTAGGTcttattcttcttcttattgaatgcatatgtttgtatttttagctATGTTATAAGTTTACTTCCATGTAGCCTAATCTATAATTTTGTAAGTTTATTCTCATGTTTACACCTTTTATTATTATCCCAGGAACAACGCGATAAACATTATGTTTGGTGTCATTCTTATCATGTTTAGTGAGATTTTAGATCTTTGGTTGTGTATGTTTAAGAAATAAACTAAAAGTAAGTTTTTtgggggtgttttttttaaatagaggACAATGGAGAGAAACAGGAAATATGAGGGGAAGAGTTGGGGAAAGATGTGCAGCAAATGGTCATAGGTCAGACTCCAACCCGGGCCGCTGCATTAgggactatagctcctgtttatAGGTCACCAACTCATCCTGTTGAGCTACCCAGGTACCCCTAAAAGTAAGCTATAAAGATATTtggcctctgacctctcctggaCAGTGGAGCTCAAGACCACCCCTTGGGAGGAACACATCCATGATTGGTTAGATGCCGATTTGAATTTGGTTCCAAAACTTTCTCAATAAAAGAAAGTCACTGGAAGGGCTCTCTTTCATGATGTCTTAATTTAAACAAAGGCTTCAAActgggttcttttgtgatgGCTTTACAGAAATGAATGGCGTAGCTTTAAACTAGTGGTTTGTTTTCTTATGTTTTACTTAAAATTGGACTCCTTTAGTTAACTTTAAACACTACAACagcatgaatattttctgcataACTATGAGCTTTGGCTCTTAGTCTTTTTTCTTCGGCACACTTTTGCAACACAAACCTGCCAAAGTGTCTCCTTGATCATCACAGCTCCACATCCTGCAGTGGCTTCCCTTTCACTGCTACAAAGGCTACACAAGTATCACTTTCCTTCTGCTAAATGAGtgaatttacaaattacaaatgGTTTTCCAATTCCAGAGTGATTCTAAAGTCATCCAGTGACGATCAGAgttcattagtttgtttatctgcatttattcattttgtttattcactGTCAGTGGTTGTTAtgtcattgttgtttattgtttgcaaTTTTCAATTTTGAGAATGATCAATAAAAGCAGATTTGATGAATTAATGATTACTGAATCTGAAATATTCTTGAATGGAATTTTGATGTGGCCCCATTAGGCTACACAATTTTATTACCTATAATTATATTTCCACATGTGAGGCTATTTCTGCTACACATCTTTGCTAAATTTATGTGTAGCATGTGAAAAAACAGAGCTTGTAGAGGTTGCAAAAATCTAAGCAGTAAAGTTTCTAGTATTGGCAAAATGTGTGCGCTTGGAAAATTGCTTAACATGTTGAGTACATGTTTTCTGAATCTTTgtaaaattaataatcaaacaaattcaaatcttatttttttgtctttttaagatTTATGGCATTGTGATTGTCATAGTGCACCGAGCATATTTCTGAGTTTCCTCTGTtctaaaattataaaaatgttatGATTAATTGCTCTTTATGATTTCAAACCACTGtataactgtgtgactgtgaactCCTACAACCCAGTGTACCCAGTAAATTTCCATGATCTAACTTTGaccatgaaaataaaacaagttgGGTTTTCATGTACAAATTTGCATGGTCATAATTTTTGTGCTAACCTTAGTTTTAAATTAGTCATATTTGCCTCCATACGAATAATGCTATAGATTTTATAGACTTAACAGGGTTCTTCAAAAAGAATGAACTGATTTCAttacacaatattttaataagggAAAGCAATAGAAAACTCCAGCTAAGTCACAAGTATTCTACTGACAATCAGCTTTCATTTCCTATCTTACAAGTGTTCAATGAGGCTACCACCTGTAGCACAGACATCAATGCAATATAAGAGAATTCCTACCAGATGTGTATCAGCATATCACGATCCACTGATTTGATCACTGTTGTTATTCGATGTCATTTGATGACCTTAAAGatcaaataaaagttgattgtgaATGGTATACTTGTGACTTGGCTGGAGTTTTCTATTGCTTctccttattaaaatattgcgTAATGAAATCGGTTCATTATTTCTGAACAACCCTGTATGTTGACTCGTCTGGTTAATGTCCATAATTATTAAGGAACTGATTTAACCTGACTACTCTGATATGATCTATTATCTTGTGTTTGCTTCTGTTCTGTCTTTTCTGCTGTATATAAGCAGAAATAGTGCTACAACTCACCACATTATTGAAAATGTATATCAGACTTTGAGTCTGTAATGTGCTACATATATTGCCTAAAACCTTTTATTCACCAGTGTAAACTACTTTTCACATACTTGAACACATTGTAATTTTATGTAGGACACACCACATCCCCATTTATTTGTTATGGTGTTGTTATCTGTCTATTAAAATGTTGAGGGTGACAGTAAAACCAGGTTTAATATGCGGTTAGATATGTTTTTTTGAGTGGGATCAGGGTTgctgaggaaaaacacaaaggCAGAGTGAGATTAGTGTTTATCTGTGAATGCGGTGCACTGTGTTCAGGCGGAGCAGCAGCTATATCTCTGCAAACAAAGAAGAACTTTCCTTCCCCTTTAAATTCAATAGCTGCGTGCATGTTGGCACCAGTGTGGGAGCGGCAGGTTAACCGCAGCACAGTCAACCCCATTGTTCTTCTTTATTTACGGGCACTCGATGAAAATCAAGAAGTGTCAAAGCCACTCGTGTACATTTAGTCTATTAGACTGAACGCTGCAACCGCAGAGTTATAATCATTATCTATGAGATTATGGTCTGTCCCGGGTGATAGCactggaaaaaaactgaaggatATAGCTGGTTTAGATACTGTCCCTCAGTGGTTCACTGTTACACtgttgatttttacattttacgtTACATTTTAAACTTAGTACAACCTACCTATGTAAGCACAAGTGATTTAATTGATTGATTAGATGTATTTCTGGTCATCATGAGGGATTTATCTGTTGTTTCATGGAGGTGTAATTAAAATATCAAGCTTCTGATGAGTGCTGACTCCATTTGGTTAACCcttgtgtcatcctgcaggtcaaaatcgacccattttaaagtttgaaaatgtggggaaaaaaatatattttcacagtgaaacatttttggaaaatctttaatcatttcttggtggaaaaaagaaatattaaaaatgtttcttaagaagaTTCACATAATCAACCAAAACCCAGTGacattcactggattttggttgatttttatgtgaatcttcttaaagaaaatgttagacGTTTCACtgatacagtatatatataatcactttagatatttttaggattttcttttggaagatttaggattttttttaagaaggtttttactcatttaaaaaaatatttacaagaattttcttgccaaatttgggcgatttttttttttttaaaaataaaacttttaatgaaaatttttaaggaattattgaaattttctttttgaaggttttgcaaattttcagaaatttgaggaacttttttgctgaatttttggatttttttcagacaaggaaactatattttttggtg
This is a stretch of genomic DNA from Acanthochromis polyacanthus isolate Apoly-LR-REF ecotype Palm Island chromosome 1, KAUST_Apoly_ChrSc, whole genome shotgun sequence. It encodes these proteins:
- the LOC110967860 gene encoding transcription factor Spi-C-like, whose translation is MWSCDDQGDTLADCTPAPVSQCSTIRTEMATTEGSTQTFKMTSLDSDINQHFQDAIDVIQQHSNNSYYDSDYTYYETLGTQQTSLQCQISCCLVTHQSDVSVPPYDWNDTAQASWPQVMPDVSLSHSVQNESPRFCSILPPQRNNKGRKKLRLYEYLHEALNDPSMGDSIQWTDSGSGTFHFVSKNKEKLAECWGQRKGNRKTMTYQKMARALRNYSRTGEIMKVRRKLTYQFNPDILHRLGSAQVSVHLPCHPPQDEVQQQNPAEQNYSTATDWHSWYGHYQLPEDYDLASSFTSHTSAKL